Sequence from the Panulirus ornatus isolate Po-2019 chromosome 5, ASM3632096v1, whole genome shotgun sequence genome:
GAGGTAGCATCAACAGCACCAGCAGAAGCAGGAACACTAGTGTTAAGCAGAAGCTTTAGAGGTCCATCGGCTTATTCTTCCTACAGCTGTGATCCTCAGGACCTTTTGGCCATGAATGCTGAACTCAGTCGAATGGCAAAGGAACTCCGGACAGAAATGATGAAGATGTGGAGTTTCAGAGGTGAGGGACTGCATAATGAATAGTATAAATTATGCAAGAGTGAAAAGAAAGATGTGAGGGAGTAACAGGTTAAGAAATGAATCAAGAAAGGAGGCACATGGATATAGATTATGTAGAGGTAAAGGTATGACGAATTAggatatatatggatatgaaGAAATGATATAGAGTACAAATGGAGGAAGAGTAATGATATGAAGGAGttagaaagggaaggaaggatatGAATATACAAAGGATTCATTAGATAATGTGAAGGAGTGAAAGATAATGTAAAAGAACAAGATTTAGAAAGTAAAGGAATTAGACTGTTGAAGATATGAATGTGTTAAGATAGAGCTGAAAAAGGTAAGGATATGAGTAAATGTTAGTTAAGTATGGGATAGAAAGTGAGGTAAGAATATGAATGAGAGCCAATGTAAAAGAATAAGATTTAGAAAGTAAAGGAATTAGACTGTTGAGGATATGAAGGAGTTAAAGTCAAAGCTGAAAAAGGTAAGGAAATGAGTAAATGTTAGTTAAGTATGGGATAGAAAGAGAGGTAAGAATGTGAACAAATAAGAGTTAAGTATGTAAGGGAGTAAACACAAATGAAATTCATGAATTTGTGAAAGAGTAAAGGAACAATACAATAATTTTATGAACTGTTGGTAGTACTATTGGCAGTGTCTTTTTCAGATATTATTAATCGAATCACAGTCAGATTACATACTTTACTAATGTTGTCGTATACAAAGCTGAAAATACATTCATGAATAAGTTTATGCACTAGAAATCTATAAATGCTTGTTTCTCTTTCATCAGACTCTACTTCCCCAGAATCTGAGACCTCAGAGCCCATGTCTGCCAGAGATCTAGAAGAAACAAAGGTGAGCGTAACTTAACTTACATCAGCAAAACCAGATTGAAGTAATCTTTTTATGAAGTCTTACATCATTCACAGGGTAATATAAGGAGTGCAGGTCTTATACTTTCCTCCCAAATTTGCTTTCTCCATAATAATCCTTAGTGCAAGAAGTATTACACTTATTCATTAGTACTCATTATGTGCCGTCCGACATTATGCCAGAGGTGACAAATATAATTATCCTCTTCCAAGATAAATCTGAACTGAACTTTTTTTTACATGTAAGATTGGGAGTTTAGGTTATTGATTGTGGGAGCCATCCCAGGCTGCTTCAAAACTTCATAATTTTCCCAGGCTGGGACAGACCAAATGGTAGCTGAAGCTAACGAGGTATTCCAGAGTATTGCATTACTACAAAGAGATGGTTCGCCATCATCCCCACACGCGGGTAGGTCACCTTCCACCCGTTCCCAAAGGTCCCCTTCAGCCACTTCACTCTCCAAACATCGGGAATCAGCTGGACTGGAAGAGAAACGTAATCGTCGTAGCACTGAGGACAGAGATCACAGGTCTGGTTTTAAGTGTTACTGGAAGCAATAGATAGTATTCACAATAAACAGAGTCTGGTGTTACCTTCATTTTAGAGACACTAAAAGATAAATATTGTAATATCTGTAATCCACAAAACAGTAGAAACTAATCCGGAAATATTGTACATGATATGCTTTCTCAGTTCTGTGGTTACACCCTGCGTTTTCGGCAGGTCTGCCAACAGCACACCATCAAGAAGAGATTCTTATcgccagcaacaacagcaacagttggaagaggaagaggaacaacATCAGAAGGAGACAGATATTAGTGTTTTCTTGCCTGGAGGTGCTACCCTTGGGGAATTGCTCATGCGAACACAGCAGCactatgaggaagaggaagaggaggataggaCATGGGAGGGGCCAAGGCGGCGCTCCTCTGATGGATTATCCACAGTTACTTCTGGACCTTCTCgctcccattctccctcaccaaGTATTGCCTCCAGTGCACCAGAGGCCGAGGTGTgggaacagactgcatattcaccttGTCTCATGTTTATAATGTTACCTCTTTCCATGGTAAAAATTTCTCCACACATGTACTTATTTAAGGAAGAGGCAATGGAAAGGGCATCAGACTCATAAAATGCTTGAAATTACACTTAAGATAACTTCTGTGCCCTTTGATAATTTTTTATAGTAACATTTATCCAAAATATGCTTAATTCACAgttaatatattatttttattcaagtaagaatatacttgatgCCATTTTTGCACTTTTTTCTGTAGAGTACTGTAATATTTAATGAAGTTCGTGTTTTACAGTCATCTCCCCGACTGGATGAGGATGAGGACAGCATCTCCCTGGCAGGTACTTGGAAGACAGCTACTACTTCCACCACCCGCTCTGGAGAGCACATGTTATCGTCCAGCTTCGAATGGGAGTCAGAAGATACAGAGGAGCGGAAGAagccaagaggaaggtggaaggcagtagtggaagaagaggatgaagaaataGAAGACTTCAAGAAACCAAAAGGGAGGTGGCAGGCAGTAGTggaagaagacgaagatgaaACAGGAGAGCAGAAGGCAAAAGAAAGATGGCAAGGATcagtagaggatgaggaagacatAACAGAACACAAGAAACTGCAAGGAAGGTGGCATATTGTagtggaggaaaaggaagaagatatGGAGGAACAGAAACAACCAAAAGGAAAATGGCATGTAGTAATGGATGAAAAgcaagaagaaacagaaaagccAAATAAGATGAAAGGGAAATGGCAGGCAGttgtggaggaagaagatgataaagaagaaggaaaagaacaagaagaaaaacaagaagaggaagaagaagaaggagaagaagaagaagaagaagaagaagaagaagaagaagaagaagaagaagaagaggaggaggaggaagaagaagaaaaggagtagAAGAGCAGAAGAAATCAAAAGGGAGATGGCAGGCAGtagtggaagaggaagatgaaattaAGGAACCTAAGAAAGGGAAATGTAGATGGCAAGCAGTTGTggaagaggaggtagaagaaACAGACAAACGAAAGAGAACAAAAGGAAGATGGCAAGCAGTagcggaggaagagaaggaggatagTGAAACATCTAAACCTCACATGTCGTCTCGGGAAGTAAAAGATGCCAGTAAGAGCTTTGAGACTGAAGTAACAGTGTCACTTACAGGATTACGGCAGGCTGGTAGGGACCTAAGGACGCGGCGAATCTCTGATACTCAGGTGAGGAACTTATACTTTTCATTGGTGGCACTAGTGATGGTGTTCATGTAATGGTAGATTTGGTTAGATGTATAAACACTGGTATGGTAGTAATAAGAGAGTGGGTTAAAGTGGTAGTCCAGAGGTAATGATGTTTCTGTTCATGTTGAGTCTTCAGTATTTTTGTAATTTGGTCatttgctaaaaaaaaaggatgattaaAGACAAATTGGAGGAAGAGGGTAGGAGACAGGAACACCAGTGGTGATATGGAAAGGAGAGATTGATCCATCAACAAGTATGTGAatggagcagcaggagagagattaTGGGAACAAACTGGTTCCCAATGTTACaccttatgcaaagctttcaagATATTGAGATGTACAACACAGGGCTTTCCAAAGTCTCCTGGAGAAGATGGCCAGACATTTGCAACTTAGGATGGGTTACCACAGGCAGATCTTGCCTTCTGAAAATAGCGCTggtgatctgaaaaaaaaaaataaatgtaagatCATTAAGGCATTGGAAGTTGAGAAAAACTCATCAAAGATTTCTTAGATTGTAGGATTCAGAGCAACAGGACAGTAGCTGAAACTGTTAGAATGATTATCGTCCTGTAAGACAGGTTGTAACAATGGATGTCGAAGAACACATTTTGGGTTTTAGATGAAAATGAAACAGAGAGGCATGCAAAGGCACCGATTGATGCTATTTAgtctttgtttttcttgtttccaGGGAGAAGTGTTCATTGCATtgtaaaaagaagagagattattAGAAGCATAGGATTAGTTCAGAGTGCTTTAGGAGCTGTGGGAATATTGTCATTCAAAGtagagttagagagagaaaacaaaaacaaaaagagtgATTGTACCAGATGGAGAAACAGCTATACAGTATCATCAATGCAGAAATTCGAAGAAacagtagatagagatgctcgtgACCAAAGAGAAAGTTATCTCTGGGTGAAGAAGAATTACCACACTTTCTTTGGTTACAGTATTACTTCACCTCATGAATAATACATTTTAGTTGGATTGACTTTAGCCGCAGATGAATGTTGAATAGGAGTCAGAGGAGGGAAAGATTTTTCAGGCCCCATAGTGTCTGAATGACTTCAGAACAGGAGTGTTTCAGTAGTTGATTGAAAGAAGATGGTCTCAGAGGTAAGGGATATGTGTGCCCCCATTTTTGCAACATTAACCTCTGTTATATTCCCCCAACATACAAGAGCATCTCTTGAGGAGAGGCAGCATTGACAGTTTTCTTGTGTTAGTTTAGTTTTTAATGTTAAAGTGTCATTGTTGGCATTTATAGGAGGCAGCTGAAGgaggtttggtgaatagagacaTTTAAAAGAGTTTGATCTAATGAACTAGTCAGGGGCAGGATTGTGCAGCTATAACATAAAGAATTAGGGGTAAAAGGCAAATCCTTAGTGTTGAGGGAGTGGTAGTAACCATCTGGAAAATTGTTGAAGTGCTTGGTAATTTACTCCAGATCACTGAGCATGGATAACATGAGGGCTTcaaaccctcctccttcccactaccaccatcagagTGTGCCTGAGGGGCTAAATCATTCCCTACAGTGTATGTTGAAATATCCTATGTTGTGGACCTCATCTTGATGATGAGAGGAGGTCTCAGCCTCTTGACAGGATCGTAGATAGTCGGAGGGGGTTATGAAGTTTGTGTATAGAATTAGGTGAGCAGTCGctaaaacaaaaaatacattaTTCAATGGGAGATAGATATTATCATGGGACATTAAATTTTGGAGATTCAGGGgcccttgaggcatgcaacaggtgtgtcacAATTAGAATATGCACAGACTGCTTCTTTAAAGCAGAATTGTGAGTGGATATTATAGTTGGAGCTGTGAAAGGAACTACTGAAACTtctgagagaagtaagatatttggAGAGAGATAAGATAGATGGCATTCATCATGATGAAAGTTAGTGGAATGATCATGAATATAAAGGTGAACTGGATGGAAGGAGTTGGGTCTGTCAGAAAGGACAGGGTCTTGGGAGGGGCTAGCACTGCTGCTGCCTGATCCTTTCATTGGCAGGGAGCCACAGGTGATACTCCAGAGAAGCCTTGTACCTAGGATGTTGATAGTTAAAGGCCATAAACTTACTGGACTCCTTCATTTCTGTATTGAGTTGTTTAtaatgagaaactggagaaggagGGAAAACTAAATATATATGGTAACAAATGAAAATGGTAAGTATATGATTCATTTAGAGGGAAAATGTTGAGGCTGGTCCAATAGCTTAGTTTTGACaaaacagaaagtaagaccagcagtctTGTCAGATGTGCTATAAGATGGTTTTGGGCACCACTTCAGTATTCATAGATTGGTTGTAATGGTGTTGGATGTGGTAATATTAATGGTAGTTGGTATAGTAAGGCTCGTGTTCTCAACAGCTGTGGTTGTATCGGTTGTGATAGGAGCTATTGATAGCCATGGTTGTAGTAATGATGGATGAGTAAGAGCTGTTGGTATATGGGGCATAACTGAATGTCATACTataagggttggtggtgatggagagagtctCTTTATGgaattgatggtggtggtgacagtgatgatgatgtccaTGGGGAGCTTGCATGTGATATTGAGGACTTATAGCCTGTACTGGTCTTACTCTTCTTTTCAGAATTATGTTATCAGATTAGTTGCTAGTATATAAGAATCAGTATATGGTATATAATTAGCACAGTGACATGCAGACTTACAGATTAAGGAAAAATTAATGGTTAGATTAGCATTTTATATTTTCAAGATATACAGAATACATTATTGGTATTCCATAAACATGATTATCAaaaattgtaagtttattatcagtAGGATGCATTATGACCTTACTTATATTTGTATTGCAGGTGGAGTATGAGAGCTTTGGCCAGAGCAATAGAGATGAGTGTTTTGCCAATACGTTTAGCAGgactgtgtatgatgatgaggcTTTGACTGCAGGTCGACTCAGTCGGAACCCATCAATACGGACAGCTGCCTCTCGTGATGCAGATGACTCTTCTTGGCGGCGTGTAAGGGCCCTTCCATCCATGATGACAGGTGATCCATTGCACTCAGACAGGTCTCCAGATGTTTTTGTTCCAACAAAACGGACAATTTTCACTGTTCAGGGCGGAATTAGTAACCCTGAACATGCCCGAGCAACACCCACTTTTGTAGACAGCCAGGAAGATGATCAAGAGGTTGGCGTAACTCCATGGCATAGAAGCCACAGCCGCCCAGCCACTCCAGCAGAGATATGCAGCACGCCAACAACACCTTTGCAAGTCAGAAAAGATCATTGCTTAGATAATAGTAGCGTTCTTGAAGTGAACATACCCAAAGCTGttaagaaagataaaaaagataaaatcagAGAGCAGAAAGCTTACAAAATATCCTCAAACCCTAAGTATTGACATACCAGAAAGCGTGGTAGAAATTAACCAGAGTGATAACTTGACTAAACAGACTCAAATGGAAGTAACAAACCTGGATCCTAAGTCAGATGAAGGAGCTGTGtcatcacatgaagaaaatgaagaacttTCAGATACTATTCAAAAAGAAGAAACTCCCACTCAAGACAATAAAGTAGAAAACCTGACTCCTACCTCAGAAGGTTTGGAGGTCGTATTGTTCCTGCCAGATGGTAATCAGTATTCATCCCACCAACAGGTTCAGACACAGTGTCCTACCAGCATAGCCATCACTTCTTCAATGCTTCAAATGCCACCTTGCACAACTCCACCCATAGAATCTAAAAAGAAAGTCCTGGAGGCTGCAAATGAAGGTGTTCCTACAGTAAGGAATATAATCCAAAAGTTTAATCAGCGCATCACAGAAAATCAAGAGTTGCTTGGCAGTCCATTTCGATCACCACCCAACAGCCCTCCGTGGCAGTCTCCACGAACACAAAGAAAAATCTTAGCAGGCCTGATGGCTATCCATGATAAAGAAAATACTGACATCTCCCAAAGTGATGTTATGCCcactctctcactatcaccccaTTCTTTGAATCTTGACACCAACAGTGGTGTTCTTAAATCATTGAGTGCTTCAGTCATCGTTTCTAATTCTGAGGTTCCTCAGCAAGTGCAGCGATCTGCAAGTGGTCCCCTTGTCCAGGATAAGTCCAGCACAAACAATGGTCATGCCACAACCTCCACAGGACTTCTCTCGCCGCAGATGACTAAATTCAAGGACCCTGTTTCAGATGTTTGGAGTGTCTCGCCACCTGTCACCCCTGCTGTTAGTCCTGTGCCCACAGATGCTGACACTTCTTGTGATATGGACTTATCAGTAGAGGACACTGGACATCTCCTACATGATCGGATGACAGCATCACCTCAGCCTGAAAGCAGAAGCCCCACATCTCACCTTCGTGCACTCAGAATCAGAAAAGCCAAGGAGGAATTTCTTGCCCGTGGAGCTGCACCATTAACTACAGAACAGAGATTCAGTGGTTGTCATGACTCTGTAAAACTGAGACACAGAAGTGGCACTACAAGCACAGAAGATAGTTGGCGAGAATCAGATGAAATCTGTGCTGGTGGTTCATCACATCTTCCTTCACCAACTCCAACAGAAGAAAGTGCTCAAGATAGAGAGGAGATTCTGTACAAACCACCAAGAGTCACTTCTAGACGACGTAACATTCCAAAAAAAGAGTCATTCCGGAGGCAGAGTGCTGGCTGCTTGCTGGAAGAATCTGCTTCGCAATTACTTTCATCACAGGTTATAAAGTCTTCTTCATCTGGAGTATTAGGAAGTGGCAAGAGACATTCACGGTATTCAGTTGAATCAGAATCTCCAGATCGAAGAAAGGCATCTGTCGACCCATCTGTTGACTCAAGCAAATCTTCACTTGGAATATTTAAATTGTTTCGCCGCAGTAAAAATAAAGACAAGAAAGATATGCCCTCAGTACAGAGATTATGTCGACAGAGTTTGTTGGTAGATTTTGCCAATGGGAAAGGTCGCACAAAAAGTGCTTCTCCTCAGCCATACCTTGATTCCCAGCTTCATGCTTTGCCTGAAGTAGATGGTGAAGATGCTCCGGAGACTGCACGTTCCTCTACGACTCTTCCACGGGGA
This genomic interval carries:
- the LOC139748511 gene encoding uncharacterized protein; its protein translation is MEVTNLDPKSDEGAVSSHEENEELSDTIQKEETPTQDNKVENLTPTSEGLEVVLFLPDGNQYSSHQQVQTQCPTSIAITSSMLQMPPCTTPPIESKKKVLEAANEGVPTVRNIIQKFNQRITENQELLGSPFRSPPNSPPWQSPRTQRKILAGLMAIHDKENTDISQSDVMPTLSLSPHSLNLDTNSGVLKSLSASVIVSNSEVPQQVQRSASGPLVQDKSSTNNGHATTSTGLLSPQMTKFKDPVSDVWSVSPPVTPAVSPVPTDADTSCDMDLSVEDTGHLLHDRMTASPQPESRSPTSHLRALRIRKAKEEFLARGAAPLTTEQRFSGCHDSVKLRHRSGTTSTEDSWRESDEICAGGSSHLPSPTPTEESAQDREEILYKPPRVTSRRRNIPKKESFRRQSAGCLLEESASQLLSSQVIKSSSSGVLGSGKRHSRYSVESESPDRRKASVDPSVDSSKSSLGIFKLFRRSKNKDKKDMPSVQRLCRQSLLVDFANGKGRTKSASPQPYLDSQLHALPEVDGEDAPETARSSTTLPRGGSGETVPPAPSRSCPSSPVARHRSRTANWLARGRQIFKSRSPSPGKKPR